The proteins below are encoded in one region of Apium graveolens cultivar Ventura chromosome 4, ASM990537v1, whole genome shotgun sequence:
- the LOC141718920 gene encoding uncharacterized protein LOC141718920 — MHRPESSGRMLKWTVELGQFEVDYKPRTAIKGQALADFVLEFPPHQEVEPGALVVIPSTEEVELERQNSAPWWSLFMDGASNGDGAGAGIELISPEAHKIRRATHLAFHATNNDAEYEALINGLKLALEMKVENLSVFSDSMIVVYQINGGYQAKGPRTELYLKCAQRIIARFNEVRLELIPRGQNEGADELAKLGSRRESTLLGTVPLDIQRQPSVPEHEVGSLSNELGPTWMTSILAYIREGSLPDEKNEARRIKYKAACYVIYDGILYRRGFSVPLLKCIDGDECNYILREVHEGICGNHSGEAEPLATITAKKLREFVYRAIVCRYGIPYKLISDNGKQFDSKEMREFCEQLGIQKSFSALEEKKGAWPEELAQVLWSYNTTPRTTTGETPFSLVYGSEAMVPVEVRAGSFGRDNYDSEANEVNHRLYLDMIEETREEAQIRIAAYQQRTARHYNSKVRARAFKVGDLVLRRVMPNTKVVSHGVFGASWEGPYKINEGVMLAISGQSYDYFWSVEAW; from the exons ATGCATAGACCAGAGTCTTCTGGTCGAATGTTGAAGTGGACGGTTGAGCTCGGCCAATtcgaggtggattataagccaagGACTGCGATCAAAGGTCAAGCCTTGGCCGATTTTGTGCTAGAATTTCCCCCACATCAAGAAGTGGAGCCGGGAGCCCTTGTTGTTATACCTAGCACAGAAGAAGTTGAACTGGAGAGACAAAATAGTGCCCCATGGTGGAGCCTATTTATGGATGGTGCCTCTAACGGTGATGGAGCAGGAGCTGGAATCGAGCTAATCAGCCCAGAGGCGCACAAGATCAGACGTGCGACCCATCTGGCCTTTCAtgcaaccaacaatgatgctgagtatgaggccCTGATCAACGGTCTCAAGCTAGCTCTGGAAATGAAGGTCGAGAATTTGAGTGTGTTTAGTGACTCCATGATTGTGGTCTATCAGATAAACGGGGGGTATCAAGCTAAGGGGCCGAGAACAGAGCTTTACCTGAAGTGCGCACAGAGGATAATCGCAAGATTCAACGAGGTGAGGCTGGAACTAATCCCACGTGGGCAGAATGAAGGCGCGGACGAGCTAGCTAAGCTCGGCTCACGCCGCGAGAGCACTTTGCTAGGGACCGTGCCCCTTGATATACAGAGGCAACCTAGTGTGCCCGAGCACGAGGTGGGCAGCCTCAGTAATGAGCTCGGCCCCACGTGGATGACATCTATTCTAGCATACATAAGAGAAGGTTCACTTCCAGACGAAAAGAACGAGGCAAGGAGGATAAAATACAAAGCAGCCTGCTATGTGATATACGACGGGATTCTATACAGAAGAGGGTTCAGTGTTCCTCTCCTCAAATGCATAGATGGGGATGAATGCAACTACATCCTAAGGGAAGTACACGAGGgcatttgtggcaatcactcggggg AGGCCGAGCCCCTAGCCACTATCACAGCGAAAAAGCTCAGGGAGTTTGTATACAGGGCTATTGTATGTCGCTATGGCATCCCTTACAAGCTGATATCTGacaatgggaaacaatttgatagcAAGGAGATGCGAGAGTTTTGTGAGCAGCTGGGGATTCAGAAGAGCTTTAGCGCA cttgaagagaagaaaggagcATGGCCAGAAGAGCTCGCCCAGGTCCTATGGTCTTACAACACTACACCCCGAACCACAACTGGAGAGACCCCTTTTTCTCTGGTGTATGGGAGTGAAGCTATGGTGCCCGTTGAAGTGAGAGCAGGATCTTTTGGAAGGGACAACTATGACTCAGAGGCAAACGAGGTCAATCATCGGCTCTATTTGGATATGATCGAAGAAACTCGAGAAGAGGCTCAGATCAGGATAGCGGCATATCAGCAGAGGACAGCTAGGCATTACAACAGTAAGGTTCGAGCCCGAGCTTtcaaggtgggagatttggttcTGCGCCGGGTCATGCCAAATACCAAGGTGGTGAGTCACGGAGTCTTTGGAGCGAGTTGGGAAGGCCCCTACAAGATAAA TGAAGGGGTAATGCTCGCCATAAGCGGCCAGAGTTATGATTACTTTTGGTCAGTAGAGGCATGGTAA